A window of Clostridiaceae bacterium genomic DNA:
CACCCAAAGAAATATTGAGCGGGAATATTAAAATCATTACCTCTTCATCAAACCTAATTACTGATTATTTTCATATCGCAAATATAGGCGCGACGTTTGTCAACGCCGCAATCATGGTACTTCAGGCGATTGTGGTAATAAAAATCAGCAAGGTACAGATAAACGGACTTATTGTTACCGCGGTTTTTACGATTGCCGGCTTTTCTCTTTTTGGAAAAAACATTTATAATTCAACGCCAATCATTTTTGGGGTGTTGGCTTATGCAAAGATTAGCAAAACACCGTTTCGCGCGCTGGTCCCGGTTGCCCTTTTCGGAACCGCGCTTGCCCCGCTTGTAAGCGAGGTTACCTTTAATTTCGGATTGCCCGTTTACATGGGTATACTTTGCGGAGTACTTGCAGGCTTTATTTCGGGCTTTATTATGCCGCTTCTGGCTAAGCATTTTTACGACTTTCACAAGGGATTCAGCTTGTATAACATAGGTTTTACGGCAGGAATTGTCGGCACATTATGCATTGCTGTTTTCAGAAGCTTCGGGGTGGAAGTCAATACCGTTTATTTTGTTTCCAGTGGAAATAACAAGCCGCTTGCAATCTTCGTCTTTTCCATATTCGCGGGTATACTGTTGGTCGGATTGTGTCTTAATCGTCTGTCGTTCAAAGACTATATGAAACTTCTTCGCGAATCCGGACGAGGATGCGCCGACTTTTTGGACGGTTACGGTATCGGCTTGGTATTAATCAATATGGCGGTTTTGGGTATACTTTCAACGCTCTATACTCTTATTGTCGGAGGAGAGCTAAACGGACCGACAATTGGGGGAATCCTCACCGTCGCAGGTTTCGGAGCATCGGGGAAGCACCCTTTCAATGTCATCCCGATATTGCTAGGCGTTTTCTTAATTGGCTTTTTCAGCATCCATGACGTTAGCTCAACCTCGGCTCTTCTGGCCGCCCTCTATGGCACGACGCTTGCTCCGCTTAGTGGCCACTATGGTATTATACCGGGCGT
This region includes:
- a CDS encoding DUF1576 domain-containing protein, which gives rise to MPEKLKRGKIPDTSEKILFLYFILFAAALFFAAFFFNTPKEILSGNIKIITSSSNLITDYFHIANIGATFVNAAIMVLQAIVVIKISKVQINGLIVTAVFTIAGFSLFGKNIYNSTPIIFGVLAYAKISKTPFRALVPVALFGTALAPLVSEVTFNFGLPVYMGILCGVLAGFISGFIMPLLAKHFYDFHKGFSLYNIGFTAGIVGTLCIAVFRSFGVEVNTVYFVSSGNNKPLAIFVFSIFAGILLVGLCLNRLSFKDYMKLLRESGRGCADFLDGYGIGLVLINMAVLGILSTLYTLIVGGELNGPTIGGILTVAGFGASGKHPFNVIPILLGVFLIGFFSIHDVSSTSALLAALYGTTLAPLSGHYGIIPGVIAGGIHIVFTTNLTFLHAGMNLYNNGYSGGFVAALMVPILDKIFENTNKNSNWLNE